In a single window of the Photobacterium profundum SS9 genome:
- a CDS encoding TadE/TadG family type IV pilus assembly protein, with protein sequence MKPLTLNKKQHGITIVEFSIVATLFFIIIFAIIEFGRLMFTWHVLNETSRRAARLASVCQVTTNEQADILTAAIIDDVPLPNFTVNNIQIIYLDSNGEKITDSLSDESTFLTIKFVEAKIVDYEINLIIPLATFGVDFSSPSFTTQLPRESLGVTRTGLSDC encoded by the coding sequence ATGAAACCACTAACGCTAAATAAGAAACAACACGGAATAACCATTGTCGAATTCAGTATTGTTGCGACTTTATTTTTTATCATCATCTTTGCAATCATTGAATTTGGGCGTTTAATGTTTACTTGGCATGTGCTCAATGAAACCAGCAGGCGTGCTGCACGATTAGCCAGTGTGTGCCAAGTTACGACTAATGAGCAAGCCGACATATTAACGGCCGCTATAATTGATGATGTACCATTACCAAACTTTACGGTTAACAATATCCAGATCATATATTTAGACAGCAATGGTGAGAAAATTACTGACTCATTATCTGATGAGTCAACATTTCTTACTATTAAGTTTGTCGAAGCAAAAATCGTAGACTACGAAATAAATTTAATTATTCCACTGGCTACCTTTGGTGTTGATTTTTCCTCCCCCAGTTTCACAACCCAATTACCTCGGGAAAGTTTAGGCGTTACCCGTACTGGCTTGTCTGACTGCTAA
- a CDS encoding TadE/TadG family type IV pilus assembly protein, with translation MKSIRAQQGLAMVEFTIILPVLLILLLSILELGRAFYLYSELEKLSRDSTRYLANVIASGTTGVYSLTDSQIANASNLVVYGTTSTGNDSLLPSLTTDHVTVTFNNNYVQVEVVYPFQPVLTTLPNFFSGDDISLNFTMTSSYTMRVL, from the coding sequence ATGAAAAGTATACGGGCTCAACAAGGGTTAGCCATGGTCGAATTTACGATTATTCTACCCGTTTTATTAATATTACTTCTATCAATTTTAGAACTAGGCCGTGCCTTTTATCTCTATTCAGAACTGGAAAAATTAAGCCGCGACAGCACTCGCTACCTTGCCAATGTGATTGCATCTGGCACAACAGGTGTTTATTCATTAACTGATTCACAGATAGCGAATGCCAGTAACCTTGTTGTATACGGTACAACCAGTACTGGTAACGATAGCTTACTCCCCTCGTTAACGACTGATCATGTAACTGTCACTTTTAACAACAATTATGTACAGGTAGAGGTGGTGTATCCTTTTCAACCCGTATTAACGACACTCCCCAATTTTTTTTCTGGTGATGATATTTCTCTCAACTTTACTATGACGTCCAGTTATACGATGAGGGTACTGTAA
- a CDS encoding CpaF family protein, whose translation MFFKKEPPAELIIENNPVKVNTEVKEQESRPQQHSISESDRRIKKNLLEELFNSLDLSLIETLDREQAKEQIFDAASTLLLDQNVPLNADARIRIINEIIDEILGLGPLEPLLKDPTISDILVNGHASIYIERKGKLEATEAQFRDDAHLLNVIDRIVSLVGRRIDESSPMVDARLKDGSRVNAIIPPLAIDGPSLSIRRFAVEKLDIEQLLDYGSLNKPMADLLQAIVKGRLNVLISGGTGSGKTTTLNICSSFIPSNERIITIEDSAELQLQQPHVVRLETRPPNIEGSGAITQRELVINSLRMRPDRIVVGEVRGGEAVDMLAAMNTGHDGSMTTIHANTPRDALGRIENMFAMAGWNMPIKNVRAQIASAIHIVVQLRRMEDGKRRITSIVELNGMEGDVVTMTELFCFKRMGIDEQGNVLGNYQATGNVPSFIEAFKHMGINLPYSHFTPDNSLRGQ comes from the coding sequence ATGTTTTTTAAAAAGGAACCACCAGCAGAGCTGATTATAGAAAATAACCCCGTTAAAGTTAATACCGAGGTTAAAGAACAAGAATCAAGACCACAACAGCACTCTATCAGTGAGAGTGATCGCCGAATTAAAAAAAATCTTCTAGAAGAATTATTTAACTCACTCGATTTATCACTGATAGAAACCCTAGATAGAGAACAAGCAAAAGAACAAATTTTTGATGCAGCCTCTACCTTGCTACTAGACCAAAATGTCCCTTTAAACGCAGATGCACGTATAAGAATCATCAACGAAATTATTGATGAAATTCTAGGGCTTGGCCCCTTAGAACCTTTATTAAAAGACCCTACCATTTCAGATATTTTGGTTAATGGCCATGCCAGCATTTATATTGAACGGAAGGGTAAATTAGAAGCGACAGAAGCCCAATTTAGAGATGATGCTCATTTATTAAATGTCATTGATCGCATTGTTTCACTTGTCGGACGTCGTATTGATGAAAGTTCACCAATGGTTGATGCACGACTCAAAGATGGCTCAAGGGTAAATGCCATTATTCCACCTTTAGCTATCGATGGCCCTTCACTGTCTATTCGACGTTTTGCGGTCGAAAAGTTGGACATAGAACAACTCTTAGACTACGGAAGCCTAAATAAACCCATGGCAGATTTACTACAAGCCATTGTTAAAGGTCGCTTAAATGTTTTAATTTCTGGCGGCACAGGCTCAGGAAAAACAACGACGCTTAATATTTGCTCAAGTTTTATTCCCTCTAATGAGCGTATTATTACCATTGAAGATTCTGCAGAATTACAACTTCAGCAACCTCACGTCGTAAGATTAGAAACAAGGCCTCCAAATATCGAAGGCAGCGGCGCAATAACCCAAAGGGAACTGGTTATAAACTCATTACGTATGCGTCCAGATCGTATTGTAGTTGGAGAGGTTCGAGGTGGTGAAGCCGTTGATATGCTTGCCGCCATGAATACGGGTCATGATGGCTCAATGACTACCATTCACGCCAACACACCACGAGACGCATTAGGGCGTATTGAGAATATGTTTGCCATGGCTGGCTGGAATATGCCCATAAAAAACGTACGCGCCCAAATAGCTTCTGCGATTCATATCGTTGTGCAGTTACGTCGAATGGAAGACGGTAAACGTCGTATTACCAGCATTGTAGAACTGAATGGCATGGAAGGTGACGTCGTTACCATGACCGAGCTGTTTTGTTTCAAGCGTATGGGTATCGATGAACAAGGTAATGTATTAGGTAACTATCAAGCAACAGGCAATGTTCCTTCATTTATTGAAGCCTTTAAACATATGGGGATCAACCTGCCTTATTCACATTTCACACCAGATAATAGTTTACGGGGGCAATAA
- a CDS encoding AAA family ATPase — protein sequence MNNLQAVENKTKSAKQPLVTLLKGWIISNNVQFTSHLSAYISLWSNAKFISMTNSEVEQSLSQLKESTTPDLILIDGKNDWQTLIASLKQALKENSRIPDIVLLVDHADTVIMRQALKFGVKDVLTIPFGEEELDQVFFDCAALKKSDVKLGDISVFINAKGGMGASIIATTVAHMVTLQHTSPPVLIDTDAQFGCIPNLLSTNPKFILSDALEQTDDLDEYALQGLLSKHESGLRFIASRKDKLFDTIPTHSPLAFNQFLTKLRANFEHIIIDMSRGIEKFTLPALSEAEYIFIVVQQNVPAIREAANLIKQLKHLLGINDIKFKIIVNRYSKKIEITPEEIKKSLHIDELLLVPNDFQSVSASTNLGELLATHSSKQPIIKGMRTISNIILNKNEKKLKGIERLFSFIRN from the coding sequence ATGAATAATTTACAAGCAGTAGAAAATAAAACAAAGAGTGCTAAGCAACCATTAGTGACCCTTTTAAAAGGCTGGATTATTAGCAATAATGTTCAGTTCACATCTCACCTATCTGCTTATATATCATTGTGGTCGAATGCAAAATTTATCAGCATGACTAACTCAGAAGTCGAGCAAAGTTTAAGTCAATTAAAAGAATCAACCACACCTGATTTAATTCTAATTGATGGAAAAAATGATTGGCAAACACTTATCGCATCGTTAAAACAGGCACTAAAAGAAAACTCACGGATACCCGATATTGTATTACTGGTTGACCATGCTGATACAGTCATAATGCGTCAAGCACTTAAATTTGGCGTTAAAGATGTATTAACAATTCCATTTGGTGAAGAAGAGTTGGATCAGGTATTTTTTGATTGTGCAGCCTTAAAAAAAAGCGACGTGAAGCTAGGAGACATAAGTGTTTTTATTAATGCTAAAGGTGGAATGGGCGCGTCTATAATAGCAACAACTGTCGCACATATGGTGACTTTACAGCATACCTCCCCACCTGTACTCATTGATACTGATGCCCAATTTGGTTGTATACCCAATTTGCTTTCAACCAACCCTAAATTCATATTGAGCGATGCTTTAGAACAAACAGATGATCTAGATGAATACGCTTTACAAGGACTGCTATCAAAACATGAATCCGGATTACGTTTTATTGCAAGTCGTAAAGATAAACTATTTGACACTATACCCACACACTCCCCTCTTGCATTTAACCAATTTCTAACTAAATTGAGGGCTAACTTTGAACATATAATTATAGATATGTCGCGTGGTATTGAAAAATTCACTTTGCCCGCCCTATCAGAGGCCGAATATATTTTTATCGTTGTGCAACAGAATGTACCTGCGATAAGAGAAGCTGCAAATTTAATCAAACAACTTAAACACCTTTTGGGTATTAATGATATAAAATTTAAAATCATTGTTAATCGTTATTCAAAAAAGATCGAAATAACACCTGAAGAAATAAAAAAATCACTGCATATTGATGAGCTGCTTTTAGTTCCTAATGACTTTCAATCAGTGAGCGCTTCAACCAATTTAGGTGAGCTACTTGCCACCCATTCTAGCAAGCAACCGATTATTAAAGGGATGAGAACAATTTCTAACATAATACTCAATAAGAACGAGAAAAAATTGAAAGGTATTGAACGGTTATTTTCATTCATAAGGAATTAG
- a CDS encoding pilus assembly protein TadG-related protein, with protein MVIRRINASPYRAQKGVVAIFATLAMVVLIGAGALALDVGNLILSKGKLQNLVDSAALSAAKAIDSGSDHAAAILAGNAAINNNLILDGFGSMTIDDTDIHYEFSESLPFDSSTSTTSSPYVRVRIEDVDVADYLVAIFNIDMSARSSAVAGPSSSIATTCNVVPLSICEGDESNTTLSGYYEGSLHVLKASSSKDSAIGSGNFMPMALKDADGNAVPGANSYGEALAGSFDACLTVVEDEIITSEPGNMVGPTRGIDTRFGVYEGTFKNDENIYPADKDTYYDKTKLVEVQTVEVDDGNGNIIEEYQTTLSLDDIYSFDDYSNNQDFESCLSEPECQSEGYFRRVLSVPILKCDEIDKSGGRIDIPLKGLGCFFLVQPLSETAHVDEKGGGGNSSWIVGEFIKDCRVNTGDPGMTPNEKGPYKIVLFNDPDSEDS; from the coding sequence ATGGTTATTAGACGAATTAATGCATCGCCCTATCGTGCTCAGAAAGGCGTAGTGGCAATTTTTGCAACATTAGCCATGGTCGTTTTAATAGGGGCAGGCGCACTTGCTCTAGATGTCGGTAATTTGATTTTATCTAAAGGTAAATTGCAAAACCTTGTCGATTCTGCCGCCCTTAGCGCCGCCAAAGCGATTGATTCAGGTAGCGATCACGCTGCGGCTATCCTGGCTGGAAATGCAGCCATTAATAATAACCTTATATTAGATGGTTTTGGTTCCATGACCATTGATGACACTGATATTCATTATGAATTTTCAGAATCACTCCCCTTCGATTCATCAACAAGTACTACCTCCTCACCCTATGTTAGAGTTCGCATAGAAGATGTTGATGTTGCTGATTACCTTGTTGCCATTTTTAATATTGATATGTCAGCAAGATCTTCAGCTGTCGCCGGACCGAGTAGCAGTATTGCAACAACCTGCAATGTTGTACCACTCAGTATTTGCGAAGGAGATGAAAGTAATACCACTCTCTCAGGTTACTATGAGGGGTCGTTACATGTATTAAAAGCCTCAAGCTCTAAAGACTCAGCCATCGGATCTGGTAACTTTATGCCTATGGCACTAAAAGATGCAGATGGCAATGCCGTACCCGGTGCGAACTCCTATGGTGAAGCACTCGCAGGTAGTTTTGATGCATGTTTAACTGTTGTTGAAGATGAAATAATAACCTCAGAGCCTGGAAACATGGTTGGCCCCACTCGGGGTATCGATACACGATTTGGTGTTTACGAAGGTACATTCAAGAACGATGAAAATATATATCCGGCCGATAAAGATACCTACTACGACAAAACAAAATTAGTAGAAGTGCAAACTGTCGAGGTTGATGATGGGAATGGCAATATCATTGAAGAGTATCAAACCACGCTATCTCTCGACGATATATATAGTTTTGATGATTATAGCAATAATCAAGATTTTGAAAGTTGCCTATCTGAGCCTGAATGCCAATCAGAAGGGTATTTTCGCAGAGTATTAAGTGTACCTATTCTTAAATGCGATGAAATTGACAAATCAGGTGGGCGAATAGATATACCTTTAAAAGGGCTTGGCTGCTTTTTCTTAGTACAACCATTGAGTGAAACAGCTCATGTAGATGAGAAAGGTGGAGGCGGAAATAGCTCGTGGATTGTCGGCGAATTCATCAAAGATTGCCGAGTTAACACAGGGGATCCCGGAATGACCCCCAATGAAAAAGGTCCATATAAAATTGTACTGTTTAATGATCCTGATAGTGAGGATTCATAA